A section of the Thauera chlorobenzoica genome encodes:
- a CDS encoding LamB/YcsF family protein — protein sequence MNQTINLNADLGESFGAWTMGEDAALLQVVRSANIACGFHAGDPVVMRHTVRSARAAGASLGAHPAYPDLQGFGRRPMKIAPAELEAMIIYQVGALAGIAAAEGGRVTHVKPHGALNNQACEDAVLADAVARAVKAIDPGLILLAPVLSELYFAGERAGLKVAGEIFADRAYTDKGTLVPRGAPGAVIHDHDALVTHVLRMLDAGGVVSQSGKILRTAMDSICVHGDTRGAVDSARHLRTELEARGWSIVPLPQLP from the coding sequence ATGAACCAGACCATCAACCTCAACGCCGATCTCGGCGAATCCTTCGGCGCCTGGACCATGGGCGAGGACGCAGCCTTGCTGCAGGTGGTGCGCTCGGCCAACATCGCCTGCGGCTTCCACGCCGGCGACCCGGTGGTGATGCGCCACACCGTGCGCAGCGCGCGCGCCGCCGGGGCAAGCCTCGGCGCCCACCCCGCCTACCCCGACCTGCAGGGCTTCGGCCGCCGGCCGATGAAGATCGCCCCGGCCGAACTCGAAGCGATGATCATCTACCAGGTCGGCGCGCTCGCCGGCATCGCTGCGGCCGAAGGCGGCCGCGTCACCCACGTCAAGCCGCACGGCGCGCTCAACAACCAGGCCTGCGAGGACGCCGTGCTGGCCGACGCCGTGGCGCGCGCGGTGAAAGCGATCGACCCCGGACTGATCCTGCTCGCCCCGGTGCTGTCCGAGCTCTACTTCGCCGGCGAACGCGCCGGGCTGAAGGTGGCCGGCGAGATCTTCGCCGACCGCGCCTACACCGACAAAGGCACGCTGGTCCCGCGCGGCGCGCCCGGCGCGGTGATCCACGACCACGACGCGCTCGTCACCCACGTGCTGCGCATGCTCGACGCCGGCGGGGTGGTCAGCCAGAGCGGCAAGATCCTGCGCACGGCGATGGACAGCATCTGCGTGCACGGCGACACCCGCGGCGCGGTGGACAGCGCACGCCACCTGCGCACCGAGCTCGAAGCCCGCGGCTGGTCGATCGTTCCCCTGCCGCAGCTCCCCTGA